In Capsicum annuum cultivar UCD-10X-F1 chromosome 7, UCD10Xv1.1, whole genome shotgun sequence, one genomic interval encodes:
- the LOC107878768 gene encoding uncharacterized protein LOC107878768: MTKTTRSSENSASEVVELREMMQKLISEIGVLNGAVEKLKKLNQMVMELKEQLEGNQKDITPTTDEIETSGERLSRERQLVEEPRNKNPLGYQQDRAS; the protein is encoded by the exons ATGACAAAGACAACAAGATCTTCAGAGAATTCTGCTTCTGAAGTGGTTGAATTAAGAGAAATGATGCAGAAATTGATTTCAGAAATTGGTGTTCTTAATGGTGCAGTggagaaattgaagaaattgaatCAAATGGTGATGGAATTAAAGGAGCAACTAGAAGGGAATCAAAAGGATATTACTCCTACAACAGATGAGATTGAAACTTCAGGGGAAAGACTGTCGAGAGAGAGACAATTGGTGGAAGAGCCCAGAAACAAGAATCCTCTGGGTTACCAACAAG ATAGGGCATCATAG